The sequence below is a genomic window from Cucumis melo cultivar AY chromosome 5, USDA_Cmelo_AY_1.0, whole genome shotgun sequence.
TGGTGGAGACATTGTGTTTGGGATCTTCAAACCAAAGTGTATTACAAAACatgttgaaataaaaaataaaaaaaatattcaaataacTACAATTTAGTTGCGTTTGTGGTCTAGAAATTGCATGTATTATTGATAGTCCTTCATCAACCTACAAAAAATCATTAAGCAACAAAAGTTAagtaaattattgaaattaagaaataaaatacTAAACAGATATACATACATATTTAAACTTTGTTAGAAGGTCAAGAAGAATAtacaaatttatataaaatatcagaaaataaatcaaatttagAAGAGAATAAACACAATAAGAACACTAGCCATAACTACAATTATGAAACCAACAAATTCTAATAAGGTCTTATGATGATGGAAGAAAAAGTagatagaagaaaaaaagaatctaTTGTTGGGACAAAACCTTCCTCTTCTACCGTAGAAATAAGCAGAAGAAATTAATGAAAgcaataaaaatttaaaacacaAGAATTTACGTAGAATAAAACTCCCAAATGgagaaaaacaataaacaagaaaaaaacCCACTATGTAAATAATTCCTCTCTTCCGACACTCTCTAAAAGTTTTTGACCGCTCACATCTTTTACCCTCTCTCTAActagaaaatacaaaagaaatttaattaaagtCAACACTAAAGCTTAAAATACATTAATGGAGAAATTTGTAAACAAAGGTGGTGAGCTTCTTTTATAGGCTTGGAGCCACGTACCTTTCTACTGAACAACCGATGTGTGACAACCCTTCTTGCGGAACTCAACATCTATTAATGACAACAAAGCACATTGTGAAAAATAAGTTGTGGTTATGTAACAAAAGAAGATAATATCAAGGACATTTCTAAACAATAGATGACATAGCTAAGGACATTATGCTTTCACCATCGTATAAATTTCTCAATTCCAATACACAACAAAAATAACACTTTAACACATTGAATCAAATATATCAAGCTAGAGTCTAACATTAACACATTCAGAATCGTGCATATATCTATATATGACAATATGAATGAGCATATAAGTCAATTCATGTTAGAAAAGGGTTACAAGAATTCAATATTTTTCCCTTTTGATACTTACTGCAGATCTTGCTAAGAATATATGGTGCATACTCAAGCTTCCCATGCCAAGACAAAGAACAACCCCTATACAACCAATAGAAACATTAATACCCAACCATATGCACAACAAATTACCCAAAATAACTAGCAAGTCTCGTATAAATGCTTTCTGAAATACATACCACACTTAATACATAACTTAAAAACCACAAAACAATGAATCTAAAGCTCTTGATCTCTTAGTACTTTTTTTACACTAAGGTCAAAGAAAACAATAACCATAAAATTGCTATCACAATGAAGAAGAAGCAAGTAAAAAATAACTCAAATTTcttatttttggatacaaattaAAGAAGCCAAAAAATAAGAAAGTCCTAACCTAAACTCCATAAATTAAATCTAGCTAAAGAAATAGAGCAATACCAAAAATTTGAATTAGATACGACGATCGAAGATAGAGAGAAATTATTAGAGAGAAAAAGTGGGCAGTGCGCGTGGTGTCTATATTAGGGGCACTGGACAATGTAAAAGTTGGTCGACATTGGAGATAGAGGGAAATGATCAAATTTAGTAGAAAATAGGGGTGACGAGCGTCAAACGACTGAATTTAGAAGAAAAGCtagggaaaaaaaagaaacaaatgtttgcacgaagaagaaagattttaaaaccTATATCTTGACCCATTAATGAAAGCATCGGGAGTTCGTACCTAACTCCTAGCGCCCTGTTTAATGCATCAGAAGAGGGGTTTAAAAGTTTTCATTCTCACTAAAGGAGCACCTGACGACGTCTCTTCAACATTTGGAGTTCGTCACAACTCTCGACCACTGCTGTATATGGTGTCAGAAGATGGACTTTCTGTCAACGATATTTCTTCCAGTGATTGTTTTGGCCtcagtaatttttttttccttacaATGTAGGCTCATATTTGATAACGCTAATAATAGGCTTAGTGTATACATACATACTCTTAAAAGTGATAAGATGAGGAGGAAGTTGTGACACTAAAGAATTGatgtataattaaatttatcaaCTTAAAGTTTTTAATAAATCATTAATTTAACATCGTATCATAAAAGAAGACGTTAAAATTTAGGTCATTATATAATTTAACACTAAGGGATCCAAATCACTAActtcatttatttaaaattatgcCACCAACTCTTGAACATGTATCAAATCAACTCACCACATAATTCTTTGAATAATTCTTTGATAAATTACATGTTATTAATtagacacaaatatatatatatatatatatatatatagacccACATGCACACAAAAAAATAGATACTTAATAGATTCAATACAAAGCTTTAAACATGTATGAAAAAGTAGATACAACTTTGAAATTTCAACCAATAAACTTGTAACTTTAATTTAATCTCCTTTAATaactatttgtttttttttatattatcaAATTCTCTTAATACTATTTCTACCTAGAGATTTATTTGTATTGTTGCTTAATTTCTagatttattttcaaataataagtTGTGTTTTTCATagtcattttaaaattttgagtagaaattcaaatgtttttcttctttttctagaaaagtgaaaaatcatactaaaaaaaaagatttaaaaaacaaatcatATAACAACAATTAGGttcattgattttaaaaaatcaaataaattccttaataaaattttaaaatcttattttaatttaatcgaCATATTGTACTCACTTCATTTTAGCTAttgtattattatatttttttaaatgctCAAATTCGATTTATTTTCCATTAATATTGAAATTAGTAACTATTATTAGTTTTGagctacttttttttttaatcaaatttgataaaacataacaaatagcaatttatattaaaaaaagaagaccTCACGTGAAGATCTTTTCAAAATCTATATATAGAAGTCTAACAAAAgacttttttttctctaataaaaaaaagcTAACTATAAACTAACTAAATATACTTTTAGTACTTATGTTATAAAAATAACATTTGAATTTAAACATTTGGaagtttgaaaattaaaatagaacaaattttaaaagataaaagtcaaaatgatattttagcccatttgaattttttttttaataattcttaaatttcaaactttttatagaatacatttttatatttttataggATAGGATAGATCTTTatactttcaatttttgtttctaataAGTCGTTATATTATTCGTCAATTTTCAAACTTTATagattctaaaaagaaaaaaaagaacattttatctaataagacaaaaacttctatttttctaaataaatccataaaatttgattagATACAAAGTTAAAAATAACTCATTCCACACTTTTTAAATTTGATGAAgctattaaaatacaaaattaataaatattattatttcatcttcttctaccTTCATAATAGTACAAAGGAAAATAAGATAATAAACAAAatagcaaagaaaaaaaaaagaatatttagcTTTGTCACAAGTAGGACACAAGCACATGCCTAGAAAAGCAAAATCCCATACCCAATAATACCCTTCAAACCCAAAGTAATAAACCCAATAAAAGCACATCAATTTCCAAGGGCAGTTTCGTAAATTCATCCAAACTGTCCGACGCTTTTCGCGCCAATCTCTCTCTACGCGTCCcttttttcttccaaaaatCTCCACAGTTTCAAacccaaaaaattaaaaattaaaaattgcaaaaaaattaaaaaaatttcttcttattttttatttttattattattttttaattgtagCATTAATTGACCAATCGGTCCAAAGTTTTTCTGATCTGTGACTCTCTTCATGATCTTCctctctccttcttcttcttcttcttcttcttcttctttttcttcttcttcttcttcttcttcttcttcttcttcttcttcttcttcttcttcttcatcctcttCCTCTCTACTAAGCTACCTACTACTTGCTTTACTAAAACCCTAACTCTCTCTATTTTCATCTCTGATTCAATCCCCATTTCCAATGCCTCATTGCTGATCTGATCCCACATTTACTCTCTATGTGATGTGAATCTCCCCTCTACTTCTCCGATtcgtttttttttctccaatcTCATTTCAATGTATgcctaaacttttttttttttttttttaatatgtttttGCTTTTTGTTGTTTAATGGGCTTTCGGCGATTTGCATATACTTTGCTTGGATTGCTTGCTAAAGTGCTTCCTGGGTTGTCTTCCTTTTTCGTTTATTTATTGCCGTGTTTCTTTTTTTgggaaatttttgtttttctaagtGTGTTTGAAGATTTGGGTTTTGCTTTTGATGGAGTCAATCATGATTTGGAATTTCTGATTTTGGGTTCGGGGTTGTTTTCGGAATCTGCTTTTACTGTCAGAGTTAGCTCGGAAATGAGTGTTCTGTTACTTCTTCCTTCGTTTTAATCTCTTTTTGGATTTTCCTTTTCGGGGTTGATGAAGTTCCTCGTTCTTAATTAActctgttttttttaattgcttTTGGTAATGGCTTTACTATTGAAGTTTGAAATCCTGCTCTAATCTCTGTTTCTGTTTTTTTCATGGTTGGCTTCTTTTTATAATATTCTAATTCTAATTCTTttccttctatttttttttgttcttcttcgGCATCCTTCTACATTTTAGTGCGACTATTGGAACGCTTAGATGAAGTTGCATCTCTGATTTACATTTGGGTGTTGAGCGGTTCTTTTTGAAATCTCTTGCACTTGCCTTTTCTTGAAATGTAAACTTACTATTTTTTTCagttgatttttaatttttcacgatattttattatttatttatttattttttattgggTTTGAGCTTTTCTTCATTGTGAAGTTCTTGTTTAGTCTATTGATTTTGATGGATTTTGTCCAGATCTTGATCTGAAGTTACCTTCTTGACACTGTAGACAATGGTGGTGAATTTCCAGTACACTGTTCTTGTGTTCTTGGCGATTCTTTTTGTTGGAAAGGCAGAAATTTACATTGTCACCATTGACGGAGAACCGATTGTAAGTTACAAAGGTGATCTTGATGGGTTTGAAGCTACAGCAATGGAATCTGATGAAAAGATCGACCCTACCAGGTTTCAACAATTCAATTCTGTATTTGTTTAGTGGTTGTGTGTGTTTTGTCTTTGTCATGTTCATCAATGGGGTTTATAATAATGGTTGAAAATTATCCTCTAATGCTTTTTCCAGCCACAAAATCATTTACCACCAATAAATAGTTGACGGAATTTTCGAGCTTTTCCTGTCCTTGTTGTGACTTTTGCATGTGGGTTTTTGGATTGTGAAATGTCATTTTCCAACAGGGATTTCAGTTTATTATTTTGGGAGCTGTCGAGATTTGGCCCCCCATGTTTTGACTTGTCTGGTCTTTGTGATCCTATCGAAAATTGAAGAAAGCTATTAGGCGTTTGGATGTCTTACTCccaattatttataaaattaggATATTTGGTTTAAGAATTTGACCAAATTAGTTTTGTATTTTCTAATTGAACTTTATAATGCATTAAAATATTCTCCATTCTTCTTGTTTAATgattttatatatttctttgAGTCAATAACGCAATACATATGTACCACTTGATTATTCAAATCCTATTATTGATTACTGAAATTGAAGCAAAACCTTAGGATTTCATCTTACTTCTAAATTATAATTAAGGGCGATATGATTCCTCTCCCTTGTATAGTTTGGTCagcttatttttaaaattgttactCTAGAAATTGTATACACTTCTCTTGATTATTTTCACATGGAGGTGGTCTGGTGCGGAAAGGCAATTGGAAAACATTTCCTAACATGTATATGTTCCTTTTAATTCTATAAACTAGTTAATGTTCATTCTATACTAGTGGAGCTCTTGGAATAAGATTTCATTGTAAGGCTTTTGAAAATCTATATATAGAGCTCTTGGAATAGATAGTTGTAAGTAGTGTCCTTGTAGTCACTAGTTGCTTCCTTTTAGTTTTCACGGAATTTTGTTGTTTTGAAAGATTTTACCAGCTTTATGTCATTGAATGCTGTGATTTTCACTCATGTAAGTATTTTTGCAGTGAAATCGTGACATCATATGCTCGTCACCTCGAAAATAAACATGACATGCTTCTTGGGATGTTGTTTGAGAGAGGGTCCTTCAAGAAGCTCTATAGTTATAAACATCTCATCAATGGATTTGCTGTTGACATCACACACGAACAGGTTAGACTTCAGAAATCTTCTTGCGTTCTCATTGTTGAAATAATTGGTCTTTTCCCATAGAGTATTAGTATGTCTCTTTTATGTAATTACCTTTTACATTTGTAGGCAGAGTCTCTAAGACGCACACCAATCGTAAAATCTGTTGAGAGGGACTGGAAAGTTCGAAAACTGACAACGCACACACCAGAGTTTTTGGGCCTTCCAACTGGCGTATGGCCAACCGGTGGTGGCTTTGATAGAGCTGGAGAAGACATTGTGATTGGATTTGTGGACTCTGGGATTTATCCACATCATCCTAGTTTTGCAACATACAATACCGAACCTTTTGGGCCATGCATGAAGTATAAAGGGAAATGCGAAGTTGACCCCAACACTAAGAAGGATTTCTGCAATGGGAAGATCGTTGGAGCCCGACATTTTGCAGAAGCTGCTAAAGCTGCTGGGGCATTTAATCCAGATATTCATTTTGCATCTCCTTTGGATGGTGATGGACATGGAAGGTTGGCctttgttctttctttctttgtatttaaattttattttaattgaacTCTTCCAAAGGAACTTGAACCATGCGCTTTGTACTAATATTCTGAAGCCTCACTTGCACTAAATGCGCTACTTAACATCTTTGGAATTGGTGTTGAAcctttctttaaaatatttattttttatcagTTCCCCTTCTTTTTCTACTCTGTTTCAAAGATGTTCCTCTTTCAAAAGAAATGAGTTGAATATGCTTTGTTCATTTAATTATGGAGTCGAatgatatatattttgattcacTTTATATTTTACTGTACCAGCCATACGGCAGCAATTGCAGCTGGAAATAATGGAATCCCTGTGAGAATGCATGGCTATGAATTTGGTAAAGCAAGTGGGATGGCTCCACGTGCTAGGTGAGGGAGATAGGAATGGCTCTATTTAAAGTAGCTCTATCATTCTCCTCCTAAACGTTTCACTTGAATTTTCTATGCATAGAATTGCTGTATATAAAGCTCTCTACAGAATATTTGGAGGATTTGTTGCTGATGTTGTTGCAGCCATTGATCAGGTGTGTACATCCAAGGACTTctgaaaatctaaaataaaattaagagatCACACTTTTAATTGCAATTTTCTTACTCTGATGTTTCCTTGATTCAACTTGTTGCTTATTAAAGAATTGTCTTTATATTCCCCTTGTGAGGCTTTGAGTTCTCACCCGTGACACTTGAGTAAAATTTTCAATAtctatgtatatttatttttgaatgCAGACAATCTGTTTGATTGGTAAAGTGTATGTTTGGGTCATTTtttatttaccttttttttaGCTGCCAGTTATGATTTGCCTCTCCTGTACTAACATAATTCTCTATGAATTTTTGCTTCTTTTTTAATTCTAAATACAAACATCAGAATTTTGTTTTAGGAGGAATTCTCATAAATTCGTATAGGCTTGGTTTACAACTTAGCGCGGAATTCTTCATGCTGATAGTATATTTCACTTTGCATGCACCTTTCTCGGGAAATACTGCTCGGTACATGAATGTTTGTTCTATTGACATCAGTAATGCCAAGATATGTGAAGATTTGTTTCTGTAATTGTTAGGTGGGAATGCGATCAAAGTCCCACATCGGTTAAATAAGGGGATGATCATGGGTTTATAAGGGAGGACAACTATCTCCAATGGTATGAGGCCTTTTGGGTGAAACCAAAAGCAAAACCATGAGGGCATATGCCCAAAGTGGACATTATCATACCATCATGGAGATATTTGGAGGTTTGTTGTCCCAAACactaattatatattttttttctttgttcgaTCCATAGGATAGCCTAACTGGTTAAAAAAGGCTGTTTGTGTAAAGAATTATAGCTTCAAACTCCCTCCCCAACTGTCTTTTAAATAAAAGGAATTCTTCTTTTCCTATTAATGTCACTTGAGATCTTTTCCAGTTATGGTAAAATTCTGTTCAGATGATTTAAAATAATGAACTCGTGCGAACAGGCTGTACATGATGGGGTTGATATTCTCAGTCTTTCAGTGGGCCCAAATAGTCCTCCTGCAACTACCAAGATCACATATTTAAACCCTTTTGATGCGACCCTTCTTTCTGCCGTGAAGGCTGGTGTATTTGTTGCACAGGCTGCTGGAAATGGAGGTCCATTTCCTAAAACTTTGGTGTCGTATAGTCCATGGATAGCTACTGTGGCAGCTGCAATTGATGACAGAAGATACAAAAACCATCTGACACTTGGTAATGGCAAAATTTTGGCTGGACTTGGGCTATCACGTAAGTTTCATCAAATTGACCTACTTGTTCGGTATTTCAGATTTCAAAAGCATCGTAGTTGTCTGACGTATCCTTATTTGTCAAGATTAAATGGGACATCATGGCTTTGCCATTAAATTGTTGCCTTGCTGAAATTTTGATCAGTGAAGATACTATCTCACTATAATCCagaaatttatgttttagcTTAAACTGTAACTGATTCAAAAAAGAAGATAGAAATGATGTAAATTGGTTATTTTGTGCAGCTGCTACACATTTAAATCGAACATACACATTGGTCGCAGCTAATGATGTTCTGTTAGATTCTTCGGTGACGAAGTACAGCCCTTCAGACTGTCAAAAGCCTGAACTTCTAAACAAACACTTGGTTGAAGGAAAAGTACTTCTCTGTGGTTATTCATTCAGTTTTGTTGTTGGTACTGCTTCAATCAAAAAGGTCTCTCAAACAGCAAAAGCCCTTGGGGCGGCTGGCTTTGTTCTTGCTGTTGAAAACATTTCTCCAGGAGCAAAGTTTGACCCCGTTCCTGTTGGCATTCCTGGTATTCTTATAACTGATGTCAGCAAGTCAATGGtaattttttaattctattaCCGTTCCTTGCATGCCAAGTTAGATATTCATGATCGATTACATATTTGGTATCATTTTGTGATGTAATATGGTTAAAACATCATCTTATAGTGTATTTCTTCCAAACTTAGATTTGGTGTGCACATTAAAACTTCCATAGTATGGGAGACTTGAGCTGCTCTTGATATTTGGTTTTTACCTTTCGCTATATTTTGCTTTCCTTTTCCCTCTGCATATGTTCTTTATGCTTGCTTGTTTCTTCTCTACCATCTCCTAACTCACTATTTGGTGATTTTGCTCTCTGGAATTTACTTTAGGATCTTATAGACTACTACAACACCTCTACACCCAGAGACTGGACGGGTCGGGTCAAGAGCTTTGATGCTGTGGGTAGCATTGGGGATGGTTTGATGCCATTATTATACAAATCAGCTCCTGAGGTAGCATTGTTTTCTGCTCGTGGGCCAAATATTAGAGATTTTAGCTTTCAGGATGCAGACCTTCTCAAACCAGATATTCTAGCTCCTGGTTCTTTGATTTGGGCTGCTTGGTCTCCAAATGGAACGGACGAACCAAACTATGTTGGTTAGCATTATAAAACCTATTACTGTTTATGTTCCTTTTATGCAACCACCATACTTATATCAAAGTTCATTTAGTATATGATGTAATTTTTGCACCAAAAAAACAAAGGATCGATTAAGGAGAAAATGCTTCAATTTTTTCTCATATTCTCAGTGTTTTAGGAGCACTGAACTCCAGTTTTGTGGAGAGGAAAGTGACAACACCTCGACCACTTAGGAACCCTTTGTGCTGCATtcctttaattttgtttctttgggGAAAAAAAGGAAGTAACAACTCCTTCAGGACAGGAATTCTATACTTAACACGGAACACTATTATGAACATGCTAACTGTTTACTTCATCCAGGAGAGGGATTTGCTATGATTTCTGGAACTAGCATGGCAGCGCCACATATAGCTGGCATAGCAGCTCTTGTTAAACAGAAGCATCCAAACTGGAGTCCTGCAGCCATCAAATCGGCTTTAATGACAACATCAACAACAATGGACAGAGGAGGAAGACCTCTTAAAGCACAACAATTTTCCGAAACAGAAGCCATGAAATTGGTAACTGCAACACCTTTCGATTATGGTAGTGGTCATGTAAACCCAAGAGCAGCATTGGATCCGGGACTCATATTTGATGCAGGTtcgatttttttcttctatctAAATTTGATGTCTGAATCATCCGCGCTAATCTTATCAATCAAGTTGATTAAATTTGAGCACGGATCTCTACCAGATCAAGACCTCCAAAAGGAGACGTTTCATTAGGAAAAGAGGGAGACTCATCGGAATCTACCTTCTCTTGGGATAATTTATTATTGGCTCATGGGTTATATATGCTCACCTTTTGTGTTATTCCTCTTATAAACACATACTTTTGACTTGAGATATTGAGATCTAAATGAGTCAAAAGAGCACTTTTAAAAATGGTTTTCCATGCCTAATCATTTACATTGGTTGAGTAGTTTTTCAAATCTGTATGCAATGACTCCGCCCACGTCAAATCTTGGTAATTTTCAGGTTATGAAGATTACTTGGGATTTTTGTGCACAACGGCGGGCATCAATGTTCACGAGATACACAACTATACTAACTCACCTTGCAACTTCACCATGGGACATCCCTGGAATCTCAACAGCCCATCAATTACCATCGCCCATCTCGTGGGAACTAAAATCGTTACTCGCACTGTAACAAATGTTGCCGAAGAAGAAACCTATACAATTACTGCAAGAATGGACCCTGCTGTTGCCATAGAAGTGAATCCTCCAGCAATGACTTTACGGTCTGGTTCATCAAGAAAATTTTCAGTAACTCTCACAGCTCGATCACTGACAGGAACATATAGTTTTGGCCAAGTTCTACTTAAGGGCAGTAGaggacacaaggttagaatacCTGTTGTAGCCATGGGATACCAACGATGAGTTTGGTTTTGGTTAATTCAGATAAAGAAAAAGGTACAAGTTTTATTATCGGGTTGTAATATTCTTTGTATGTGTTGGAATAAGCTAAATAGGATCTCAGATGTAATATGTCTGAAATATGTATGTGGCTGTAAAGATCAACTCAGAACAAGGGAGGAGGCTACTGGTTTCTTCCACCTAAGTTTTGATTACTAATTTGTTTAGTAATACAGTTAGATTTTTGCATAATGAGTTTTCTTATCTATGCCTTTTCAGAGTCCTCATTCTCTCCTGGCTTTGTTGCAATGAGTGTATTTGAAGGAGCATTAGAGATTTAGAAAAATGGGATTGTGGCTTTTGAAATGGATCCTTGAATGCCATCACTGGTGCTTTTGCTCCTATACTGATATGTACATGTTCTaatctaaatatagatcgaGTTTTTCTTGTCATATCAAACTCACACTTGTACAATAAATGATCTTAGTGATAACTTACGAGCAAGTTGTTATGGATCGTTTAGAAGATCATCTTCTTATGCAAACTACTTCTCAATCCATTTTGATTTGGTATACTTTGTAGACATTGGCTCATTAGAAGACTATCTTCTTGTGTGAACTACTGCTCGATCCATTTTAATTTGGTAGTTTTTGTACACATTGGAAGCATCAATGGCAAACTTCTAGTGGGAAGAAATTGTATATGAAATAAAACATACTAGTGAAGAAAGACAATTGGACTAATGTGACCTTAAATTCAAAGAGAATTCAGTCttttgcctcaaattcaaagaGAATTCTTCTcaccttatcagtcgagttatttcataatgcactccttcgtcgaataaggaatgagcttgaaaattctttgaaccgctccttatcatttggagtcgagttatttcataatataaGGGCGACTGAAAAGGTTCTATTAGACTTACTAAATAAAgagaggagttgagaagaatttgagtaagaggtgcgaagcagctcgactaagaaggagaggagtgTAGAGTGCAATCAATGAATCAAGACCTACGGCCGAGAAGAATGAATCAGAGTAGGATGATATAATACAACAATTGAAAACTAACTACAATGAACAAAGAATATTAACTTGAATGTAAGGTAAGAATAGAATAATTTCTAACTTAAGTGAAgacaaataatatttaaaataaaatagatctACACATTTCTCATGGTGGATGTATATATATTCCAAGCTTGGTTGAATTCTTCTTGGTTTGTCTTTAGTAATGCTTTAATGAGAATGCCAATGAATTTAACTGAGATAAAACATAATTGAAGAATCTTCACAAGCTTTTGAATCCACATTTCACGAGTAAGGACTATATATTTAGCTAGTACTCAATGTTTCACTATTGATTCAGTTAGACTCTGTTTGAGTGTCAAAATACAAATGCACCCTATATACACTTGAAAGAAAGACCACTGTTATATATGAATCAATAACTTGTGGCACTCTATCCTTTTATTTATGCATTTTCTACCTTTTTCAATAAGCAActctttttttcatttgtgattctattaaaaagaaatacaattcatatattaaaaagtaaaatcTGTACCAAAATGtgattctatttttttttttatattatagctccaaaaaacaaagaaaagaaaatctaaaaagCCGTTACCGTTCTCGGTGTGATCGTCGGCGGATGCGAGAAAGGATTCAATGGAGGGGAT
It includes:
- the LOC103492606 gene encoding subtilisin-like protease SBT2.5; translated protein: MVVNFQYTVLVFLAILFVGKAEIYIVTIDGEPIVSYKGDLDGFEATAMESDEKIDPTSEIVTSYARHLENKHDMLLGMLFERGSFKKLYSYKHLINGFAVDITHEQAESLRRTPIVKSVERDWKVRKLTTHTPEFLGLPTGVWPTGGGFDRAGEDIVIGFVDSGIYPHHPSFATYNTEPFGPCMKYKGKCEVDPNTKKDFCNGKIVGARHFAEAAKAAGAFNPDIHFASPLDGDGHGSHTAAIAAGNNGIPVRMHGYEFGKASGMAPRARIAVYKALYRIFGGFVADVVAAIDQAVHDGVDILSLSVGPNSPPATTKITYLNPFDATLLSAVKAGVFVAQAAGNGGPFPKTLVSYSPWIATVAAAIDDRRYKNHLTLGNGKILAGLGLSPATHLNRTYTLVAANDVLLDSSVTKYSPSDCQKPELLNKHLVEGKVLLCGYSFSFVVGTASIKKVSQTAKALGAAGFVLAVENISPGAKFDPVPVGIPGILITDVSKSMDLIDYYNTSTPRDWTGRVKSFDAVGSIGDGLMPLLYKSAPEVALFSARGPNIRDFSFQDADLLKPDILAPGSLIWAAWSPNGTDEPNYVGEGFAMISGTSMAAPHIAGIAALVKQKHPNWSPAAIKSALMTTSTTMDRGGRPLKAQQFSETEAMKLVTATPFDYGSGHVNPRAALDPGLIFDAGYEDYLGFLCTTAGINVHEIHNYTNSPCNFTMGHPWNLNSPSITIAHLVGTKIVTRTVTNVAEEETYTITARMDPAVAIEVNPPAMTLRSGSSRKFSVTLTARSLTGTYSFGQVLLKGSRGHKVRIPVVAMGYQR